A single Trypanosoma brucei gambiense DAL972 chromosome 9, complete sequence DNA region contains:
- a CDS encoding ubiquitin-activating enzyme e1, putative: protein MSCNPLRTAFTLQNPGLQRVVQRAPPIFANGYSSDSITWDSVRVLLVGAGGIGCEVLHSLALSGFADITVIDMDTVELSNLSRQFLFREVDIGRSKAEVAAAAVECRCPGVRVRALFGRIEDQSDEFYRQFHAVILAVDSVAARRWVNQKVAEVAEWETFDMVDGGCYENIAARPIARRMRRIAYAMPLIDTGTEGYEGCCRVVLLRSVNPTPCIECDLSLYPSRRTVPLCTLENIPRLPEHCVLYVKFKLWEELRPHESPDADNPEHIAWMTVMAQRRKEAFGIEGPDIDDAFTLGVVKNVVPAVGFTNALVAAQAVLELVKLLTGVAFPVQCFSYYNGSTKCGLTSYVTDLIPNPTCSVCGPRPLLILSAEMTPLNVLLAIKTQVGMPPSVEDISHLDVTLRVRFAAGEVYLMYKSNNPLRTNVVATTIEEAFATSGYAAAFVEWCNSDAVVFTLECSGADIHISCDATMSKRTF, encoded by the coding sequence ATGTCATGCAATCCGCTGCGGACCGCATTTACATTGCAAAATCCCGGACTACAGCGGGTTGTGCAGCGCGCGCCCCCAATCTTTGCCAACGGTTACAGCTCCGATAGCATCACATGGGATagtgtgcgtgtgttgctCGTAGGGGCTGGTGGTATCGGTTGCGAGGTTCTGCATTCCCTGGCGCTCAGTGGATTTGCCGATATTACAGTTATTGACATGGATACCGTCGAGCTTTCCAACCTTAGTCGGCAGTTCCTCTTCCGGGAGGTAGACATCGGGCGCAGTAAAGCCGaagttgctgccgctgctgtggagTGCCGTTGCCCTGGTGTACGAGTGCGGGCACTTTTCGGGCGTATCGAAGATCAAAGTGATGAGTTTTACCGCCAATTTCACGCTGTCATTCTGGCGGTAGACTCTGTCGCGGCTCGCCGATGGGTGAATCAAAAAGTAGCTGAAGTTGCCGAATGGGAAACTTTTGATATGGTTGACGGTGGTTGTTACGAAAATATAGCAGCTCGTCCTATCGCCCGGAGAATGCGGCGAATTGCGTATGCTATGCCGCTAATCGATACTGGTACAGAGGGTTATGAAGGCTGCTGTCGGGTAGTACTGCTGCGGTCCGTCAACCCCACGCCATGTATAGAGTGTGACCTTTCCTTGTATCCAAGCCGCCGTACTGTACCGCTTTGCACTCTAGAGAATATCCCTCGACTCCCTGAACACTGCGTGTTGTACGTCAAGTTCAAACTGTGGGAGGAACTGAGGCCACATGAATCCCCTGATGCTGACAATCCAGAGCACATTGCTTGGATGACCGTTATGGcacagaggagaaaagaagcattCGGAATTGAAGGACCAGATATCGATGATGCCTTTACCCTGGGGGTGGTGAAAAATGTCGTGCCCGCCGTTGGATTCACCAACGCGCTTGTTGCGGCGCAAGCGGTGTTAGAGCTCGTGAAGCTTCTGACTGGTGTAGCCTTCCCGGTTCAATGCTTTTCATACTACAATGGTTCGACAAAATGTGGCCTCACGTCGTACGTAACCGACCTTATCCCTAATCCTACTTGCTCTGTTTGTGGGCCTCGACCTTTGCTCATTTTAAGTGCTGAAATGACACCGCTGAACGTCCTGCTCGCCATCAAAACGCAAGTTGGGATGCCCCCGTCTGTTGAAGATATCAGTCACCTCGACGTAACCCTCCGTGTGCGATTCGCAGCTGGCGAGGTTTACCTCATGTACAAATCCAATAACCCATTGAGGACTAATGTGGTGGCTACTACGATTGAGGAAGCGTTTGCCACATCAGGGTACGCGGCCGCATTTGTGGAATGGTGCAACTCAGACGCAGTGGTGTTTACCCTTGAGTGTAGTGGGGCTGATATACACATCTCGTGCGACGCAACAATGTCGAAGAGAACTTTTTAA